Genomic window (Stenotrophomonas maltophilia):
GCATCCAGGTGCGCGTGCACGCGTGCCGGCACGCCACCGGCACTGTGCGAGGCGGCCATGCCGATGTCATCGGAGAACACCACGCCGCGGAAGCCGAGCTCGCCGCGCAGAATGTCCTGGATCCAGCGCGGCGAATAGCCGGCCGGTTCAGGCGCAATCTGCGGGTAGATCACGTGCGCCATCATCACCGCGTCGGCACCGGCGGCGATGCCTGCCTGGAACGGCACCAGGTCCTGCGTGCGCAGCTCGTCCAGCGCGCGCGGATCGATCGCGGTATCCACATGGGTGTCTTCCAGCACCGTGCCGTGGCCGGGGAAATGCTTGAGCGTGGCGGCCATGCCGACCGCATGCATGCCCCGCACATAGGCGGCAGTGAACGCAGCCACCACCTGCGGATCTTCGCTGAAGGCGCGGTTGCCGATAGCGCGGTTGCCACGGCCCAGGTCGACCACCGGGGCGAAGCTGAGGTCCAGGCCGCTGGCGCGCACTTCGCTGGCCATCAGCCAGGCGTGTTGCTCGGCCAGGGCCATGGCCTGCTGCGGATCGGTGGCGTACAGCGCGCCAATGTCCTGCAGCGGCGGCAGCTCGCTGTAGCCTTCGCGGAAACGCTGCACTCGGCCGCCTTCCTGGTCCACGCAGATCAGCTGCGGGCGCGGCGCGGCAGCGCGGATCGCCGCGCTCAGATCGGTCACCTGCTGGCGCGAGGCGAAGTTGCGCTTGAACAGCACCACCCCGGCCACGGCATCGTGCTGCAGCCAGTCACGTTCCTGGGCGGTCAGTTCAGTGCCGGCAACGCCGATCAGCAGCATGGTCGATCTCCACAACACGCGCCCGCATGGCGCAGTGCCGCATTGTCGCAGAACCGGCCGACAGGCGCAGTGGTCAAGGCAAAAGGGAAGCGCGGGGTCAGAGCCTCTGCGGGGATCTGACCCCGGGGTCGGATCCCCGCAAGGGCTCTGACCCCGATCTGCTCAGACCTTGCAGCCATCCGGGCCGCAGGCCTCGTCTCCGTCAGCCGAAGCTGCCGGGGCGCCCTGTTCGGCCGCGATCTGTCGCAGGACGTTGGCGAAGGCCTCTGGGGGCTGGGCCCCGGAAATGGCCCACTTTCCATCGATGACGAAGGTCGGCACCGAGGAAATGCCCAGCGCATGTGCCTGCGCCAGCTTGGCCTCGACCTCGGCCAGGCCGCGGTCGGAGGCCAGCATCTGCGCGATTTCACCCGCGTCGAGGCCGCCTGCCACACCGGCCTTGATCAGCACCGAGGGGTCCGCCAGGTTCTGGCCATGCTCGAAGTGGGCGCGGAACAGCGCTTCGCCGACCGCATCCTGCACGCCGTGCTGGCCGGCCAGCCACAGCACCCGGTGCGCCGGCAGCGTGGTCACCCGCACCTGGCCCTGGCCGAAGTCCATCGGCAAGCCTTCTGCACGCGCAGTGGTCTGGGTCTGGCCGAGAATCTGCTCGGTGCGCTCGACGCCGCCGAACTTGCGCACGTAGGCCTCGCGCAGCGGCACCGGGGTGGCGTCCGCGTCCGGATCCAGCTGGAATGGCTGCCAATGGATGTCGAGTTCAGGCGCGTCCGCGCCCAGCAACTGCACACCCTGCTGGAAACGATGCTTGCCAATCCAGCACCAGGGGCAGACCACGTCGGAGTAGATGTCGATTCTCATCCCCCCGACATGGGGGCCGCCCCCCTCGATAAAAGGGGACGGAGGGGATTAAGTCGTTTTCAGCACAGGTGGGGTAAAGACGACTTAATCCCCTCCGTCCCCTTTTTGGCGGCTTCACCACTCTGAATACGGGTGACTGGCCAAGGCAACGTTGTAGTAGCGGGCATCATCGGTGACTTCAGCGCCCACCCAGTCCGGCAGGTCGATGACCTGGTCGGCACTGTCCAGCTCGACCTCGGCCACGACCAGGCCGGCGTTGTCGCCGAGGAACTCGTCCACTTCCCAGGTCAGGCCGGCGTGTTCGACCAGATGGCGGCGCTTGTCGATCAGGCCACCCACGCACAACGCCAGCAGCGCGCGCGCGTCCTCCACGGGAATCGGATAATCGAACTCCTGCCGGGTGTGGCCGATGGTGCGCGACTTCAGGTTCAGCGCGGCGTGGTCGCCCTCGATGCGCACGCGCACCGAGGCGTTCTGGGTGCCGCGGTCGAGCGCGCCCATATCGTTGATATAGCCCTGCGCCATCGGAATCACCCGATGCGCGGCGGTGCGCCAGCGATCACTGCTGACGAGGAATTTGCGTTCGATTTCGATGCCCATCGCGCCATTATGCGCGATGGGCATGACAGCCGATCAGCGCTTCTCGAACACCGCGATGCTTTCCACGTGTGCGGTGTGCGGGAACATGTCCATGGCACCGGCGCTGACCAGGGTGAAGCCCTGTTCGTTGACCAGATAGCCGGCATCGCGGGCCAGCGAACCCGGGTGGCAGCTGACATAGACGATGCGCTTGAACTGCTTCAGCGGCAGCTGCTGCAGCACTTCGATCGCGCCCGAGCGCGGCGGGTCCAGCAGCAGCTTGTCGAAGCCCTGGCGCATCCACGGGGTGCTGCGCTGGTCCTGGGTCAGGTCGGCGCTGAAGAACTGCGCGTTGGCCAGGCCATTGCGCTCGGCATTCTCACGGGCACGCGCGACGAGGCCGGCATCACCTTCCACACCGACCACTTCGCGCACGCGGCGCGCCAGCGGCAAGGTGAAGTTGCCCAGGCCGCAGAACAGGTCCAGCACGCGCTCGTCCTCACCCGGTTCCAGCAGGTCCAGGGCGTGGGCGATCATCTTCTCGTTGAGCTTGGCATTGACCTGGATGAAGTCCAGCGGGCGGAACGCCAGTTCGACATCCCACGGCGCCAGACGGAACGACAGCGGTACGCCCTGCCCGTCCAGCGGCTGCACGGTGTCCACGCCACCGGACTGCAGGTAGATCACGAAGCCATGCTGCTGGCCGAAGGCGGCCCAGGCCGCACGATCAGCGTCGCTGAGCGGCTGCAGGTGGCGCACGGTCAGGACCACGGCCTGGTCACCGGCGATGAATTCGATCTGCGGGATGTCGCGCTTGCCATCGAGCGACTCGATGAAAGTCGACAACGCCTCGACCTTGGTGCCGATTTCCGGAATCACGGTCAGGCACTGGCTGAGATCGGCCACGAATCGCGGGTCCTGTTCACGGAAACCGACCAGGGTCTTGTCCTTCTTCTCGACCCGGCGCACCGAGAAGCGGCCCTTGCGCCGGTAGCCCCAGCTCTCGCCGACCAGCGGCGCCAGCACGGTTCCCGGCTTCACGTGGCCGATGCGCTCCAGGTTGTCCATCAGCACGCGCTGCTTGGCGACGATCTGCTGGTCTTCGTCCAGGTGCTGCAGCACGCAGCCGGCGCAGGTGCCGAAGTGCGGGCACTTCGGGGTGACGCGCTGCGGCGAGGCCTGCAGCACTTCCACCGTACGCGCTTCGTCGAAATGGCGGCTGCGGGCGGTCTGTTCGGCCATGACCACCTCGCCCGGCAGGGCGCCGCTGACGAAGGTGACCTTGCCGCCCTCGCCTTCACGGCGGGCGACACCGCGACCATCATGGCTGAGGTCGAGGATCTCGGTCTGGAACGGGGTACGGTCGATGCGGGAGCGGGATCGGGCCACGTGGCAACAGGCTGCGGGCAAAAATGGGGGCGTATTGTCGCAGATCCTGACCGGCAGGGTCCGGACCCGCTTGCGCCCGCCGCCGCTGTGCTTGATGATTGCAACAGCTGACATGGAGGCAGCCCTGATGCAGATGACCCCGCGGGCCAGCCGGCCCCGCTTCCTGCTTGTCGAGGACGACATCATCAGCCGCGGTTTTTTCAAAGCGGCGTTGGAAACGTTACCGGCGGACGTGGACACCGCAGATTCACTGGCCAGTGCGCTGGCGAGCGCCGAACCCGGCGCGCATGACCTGTGGCTGATCGACGTCAACCTGCCTGACGGCAACGGCGCGCAGCTGCTGCGCGAACTACGCCGTTCACACCCCGATACCCCGGCGTTGGCGCATACCGCCGACGGCGATACCTCGATCCATGCGCGCCTGCGCGAGGCCGGCTTCAGCGACACCCTGGTCAAACCCCTCGGCCGCGACCAGCTGCTGAAAGCGGTGCGCCGCGCACTGGTCAACAGCCCGGCCGGGATTGTCATGGCCCAGGCGCCGGCCGCGGTCGAGCTGCAGGTACAGGACTGGGACGAGACTGCGGCACTGGCCGCGCTCAATGGCCAGCGCAACCACCTGATCGCCCTGCGCGAGCTGTTCCTGGCCGAGCTGCCGGGCGTACGTGACGCGGTCGAGCAGGCGGTGGACCAGCATGACGAGCGCCAGCTGCGCAGCCAGTTGCATCGGCTGCAGGCGAGCTGTGGCTTCGTGGGCGCGGCACGCTTGGCCCGTGCGGTGCGCCAGTTGCATCATACGCCCGAGTCCGGGCAGGCCCAGGCGGGATTCCGCGACGCGGTAGCTGCCCTGCTGCATTGAGGGTTGTTCGGCAGGGCTGCGCCCTGCACCCGCCGAAGCTTCAAGCCAGGGCAACGGCAACAGCAAAAACTGGAATTCCGTGGGCTGGTGGGGCGGTGTCGGAGTGCGGGGACGCCGCAAGTACGTCCTTGTAGGCTTGGCAGCCGCATCCATGCGGCTGACACCCCGCACTCCGACACCGCCCCACCTCTGACAGATTTCCGCGATCGGGTAGTTCCACGCCATGCGCGGATGAATCTCTGTCAGATATCGAAATTCAAACTGGGGTCGGATCCTGAGGTATCCCCACGTTTTCATGGCAGCAACGTCATTTGGTCCAAGGCCTTCCCTGGGGGCGAGCGCAGAAGATCAAGCCACCGTGCCGGTGGTCCTAGGGGCCAGCCTCTGACTAGTGCCTCGCGCCCAACGCGTGGGGTGGAATAGCGTTTGCGGGTGCTTTTGCTGGGCCAAAGCCAGTGGGCGATGTCTGCCGCTTCACACACCAAGCCGGCCAGCCAGCTGACGAAGGTGGCCAGCGTGCTGATCAGGAGCAGGATCTGCAGCCTGGGCCCTTGCCGGGTCAGACTGTCTTCCAGGGCATGCCCGTAGCGGTGTGATTTGAGATCTCGAAAGGCCAGTTCGATCTGCATCCGGCGGGCATAGAGGTTAACCAACTGTCGGGCGCTGGCCTGACTCAATTCGGGCGCGGCCACGATAAGCCAAGGCTCTCGCTCACGAGCGGCAGCCTTCAGGCTCACCGCCGAACGAGAGGCCTGCTGTGGAGTACGGCGGGTGGATTTTTTGCGGCCCTTACGCGTTTTGGAACACAGCACCACGCGGCAGGCCAGCGGCGAGCTGCGGTTGACCAGCGCTGGCGGGAGCTCGCGTGGCACGGTCCTGGCTCTGGCGTGCAGGGTGCGGCTGTCATGCCAGTGTTCCGGGTAGTTGGGGGCCTCCTGAAGTTTGATGCGCGTTGCTCCACGCAGACGCCCCACCCAGTGCCAGCCCAGCGCAGAAACCGCGCGAAACCAAGGGGTCCGGAACCCAGCATCGGTCACCAGAATCGGAGTTACCCCTTCTGGAATGAGCTTGCGCAATTGCTGCAGAAAATGCCTCTCGGCCTCGGCGGAGCCTTGTTCTTTCCCGCGAACAATCATGTCCAGCAGCGTCAGCGTGCGGCCGCCCACGGGAACCGCCGCGCGAAGCAAGCACCAGCTTTTGTCCGGCTTCAAGTCAGACCAATCGATGAGGATGACCGGCTGTGGGCCACGTAGCAGCCAGCGAGCCATGTCGGCCTCAATGGCACCGCGTTCGCCATGTAGATGCCGATTTCCCAACAGGCGATCAAACGCCTTGAGGGGAGCTCGTACACGCTCGGCCCCAGGCCACGCTCGAGCGATATCGGTCAAGGTCAACCGTCGCCCAACGATCAGCGCTTGCACCGCGCTGAGAAGGGCCCGCATGCGCAGGACATGCATGGCCGATAGTGAGTTGGGCAAGCACTTCTGCAATACTTGGCTGGCGCGCATGACCGCATTCTTCTTTTGGTTTAGTCACCTTGAAGGCTGCGGCATGCGCGCACTTGTTTCCAGAGCCTGATACGTAAGCCATTGCTCTGTCTGAGGAAAACGTGGGGATACCTCAGGGTCGGATCCGTTTTCCGAAGGAAAACGGATCCGACCCCATGCCATTCCGACAGATCGCGGAAAACTGTCGAAGGCGGGGTGGGTTCGGTTGCGGGAGTGTCCGCGGCATGGATGCCGCGGCCAAGCCCCCAAAGGTGAAGTGACCCCCGAGACTTGGACGGTTTCAGGCGGCCGATTGGGCCTGCTCCCGGTACTGTACCGGGCTCAGGCCTTTCAGTTTCAGTTTGATGCGCTCTTCGTTGTAGTACTGGATGTATTCCACCAGCCCGGCCTCCAGACTCTCGATGCTGTCAAAGCTGTTCAGGTAAAAGAACTCCGACTTCAGCGTCCCAAAGAAGCTCTCCATCGCTGCATTGTCCAGGCAGTTGCCACGCCGGGACATGCTTTGTTTCAAAGAGTGCTTTTCCAGCATGTGCCGGTAGTTTTCATGCTGGTACTGCCAGCCCTGGTCGGAGTGGATCATGGGGCGCTCATCCGGCGAAAGCTTCTTGATGGCCTCCTCCAGCATCTGACCTACCAGATCGAACACGGGCTGGCGCTTGATCTGATAAGCCACGATTTCGCCGTTGTAGAGGTCCATGATCGGCGACAGATACAGCTTCATGCCTTGTACCTTGAACTCGGTCACGTCGGTCACCCACTTCTGGTTGGGGCGCTCGGCGTGGAATTGGCGATTGAGGTCATTGCCAACCACAACATTGGCGGCCCCCTTGAAGGACCGGTAGCGCTTCACGCGTACCCGTGATTTCAGGCCCATCTTCCCCATCAGGCGCTGTACCCGCTTGTGATTGGTCCGATGGCCCTGGTTGGCCAATTCCAGCGTCACCGTGCGATAGCCATAACGCCCTTGGCTTTGATCGTAGATTGCACGGATGCGCTCGCACAGGGCTGCCTCATCCTGATCCGGATGGGCCAGGACATGGTTCTGGTAATAGAACGTACTGCGTGACAGCTCTGCCGCTTCGAGCAGAAGCGACAACGTATGAACCTGCCTCAATCCTTGGATGGCTTGCGCTTTGCGTCCTGCGCCGCCTGCTCTTCCCGGATCAAGGCATCGAGTTTTTTTAGGTAGTCGGTCTCCGCACGCAGATAGGCGACTTCCTTGAGCAGCTCATCGCGGCTCATTTCCTCAGGTGGCTTGGACGAACGGGTCTTTTTCATCGGCTTTCGGGGCAGCGGCGGAGGCGGTGCCAACGCTTGGGCACCGCCTTGAGCATACAGGCGCCGCCATCGCCCCACCGCGCCGGCATCGCCAATCTGGAAGTAGGTGGTGGCCTCCCGCCCGGACAGGCCGTCCCGGCTCATCTTCTCCAGGACCGCCAGCTTGAAGGCGAGGTCATAGGACCGGGGCTGGCGGCGAAACCCACGCCAACCGTGCAGCCGATAGGTCGCTACCCAGCGCCTGACCGTGGAGAACTCCAGACCGTGGCGACGGGCAATGGCTTTGACCGATGTGGAGGTCTTGCAGGCCTCTTTGGCGACCTGCAGTTTGAAACGCGCGTCGTATTTGTTCATGTATCCCTCGGGGTTGGATCTGGCGTCCAACTCCCGGGGGTCACTTCAAGGACGGGTTTACGGCGTCTCCCGCAACCGGACCCACCCCGCCTACCCACGGATAGCCAGCTTTTGCAGTTGACGTTGATTCGGCAGGTGCAGGGCTGCAAGCCCTGCCGAACACCCCTCAACGCCGGGGCGCGAGCTGCTCGATCATTTCCCAGGATTTCAGGCCGCGTGGCCCGAGGTGATGGGCCAGCACCCGCCGCATCGGCAGCCGCAGGCTGGCCAGGTCGGCCGCATCGGGCTCTTCGTCCGCTGCCAGCGCCAGCAGCGCTGAGCCAGTGGCTGCCGCACGGCGTTCCCCACCACGCTCGCTCAGCAGCCGCTGCGCGCCTTCCTGCGGATCCAGTTCGTAGCGCGCGGCCGGGTCGATCGGCTGGCCGTCGCTGGCGCTGTCCAGCTCGAAGCCCAGGCCCAGCGCGGACAGCAGCTCGCGTTCGAAGCGACGCAGGGTCCAGGCCAGACCGGCGCCCACGGCCAGCCGCGCACGTGCCTCGCCGTAGGCCAGGTACAACTCCGGCAGCGGGTCCTGGCGCGGGGCCAGGCGCAGGGTCAGTTCACTCAGGTAGAAGCCAGCCAGCATCGCCTGGCCGACCAGGCGTGGCGCGGCATCAAGCGACTCGGCACCCCGCAGCTGGGCCAGTTCGCCCCGCTGCAGGGCACTGAAGCGGATCCACTGCAGCGGCTGCAGGGCCGCGCGCAGCACCTGGCCCTTGGCAGTGGACACGCCACGCGCGAGCAGGCCAATGCGGCCATGCTGCGCGCTCAACACTTCGACCAGCAGGCTGGTCTCGCGATAGGCCCGTGCATGCAGCACGAAGCCGGTGTCGTCCTCGATCAGCATCGAAGCGACCGTCGCGGCTTATTCGTAGCCGAAGGCCTTCAGCGCGGCCTCGTCGTCGGACCAGCCTTCACGCACGCGCACCCAGGTCTCCAGGAACACCTTGGCCCCGAACAGACGCTCCATCTGCAGGCGGGACTTGGCCCCGATCTCCTTCAGGCGGGTACCACCCTTGCCGATCACGATGGCCTTCTGGCCCTCGCGCTCGACCCAGATCACCGCACCAATGCGCAGCAGGTTGCCATCTTCAGTGAAGCGCTCGATTTCCACGGTGGTCGCGTACGGCAGCTCTTCGCCCAACTGGCGCATCAGCTGCTCACGCACCAGCTCGCCGGCCAGGAAACGCTGGCTGCGGTCGGTGATCTCGTCTTCGCCGAACATTGGCGGCGCTTCCGGCAACAGCGCCAGTACGTCGCGTACCAGTGCTTCCAGGCCGTTGCGCTTCTGCGCCGAGATCGGGTGCACGGACGAGAAATCGCGGCCGGCCGTGACTTCCTGCAGGAACGGCAGCAGCGCGCCCTTGTCCTTCAGCCGGTCGATCTTGTTGACCACCAGCACCACCGGGATACCGGCGTCGCGCAGCACGTTGAAGGCCAGGCTGTCCTCTTCGTCCCAGCGCCCGGCTTCAATCACCAGCAGGCCGGCGTCGACACCTTCCAGCGAACCGCGCGCGGCCCGGTTCATCACCCGGTTCATCGCCCGCTTCTGCACCTTGTGCAGGCCGGGGGTGTCGACCAGCACCAACTGGCCTTCCGGATACGTGGCGATGCCCAGCAGGCGATGGCGCGTGGTCTGCGGGCGGTTGGAAACGATGCTGACCTTGGCGCCGACCAGGGCATTGGTCAGGGTCGACTTGCCCACGTTCGGGCGGCCGATGACGGCCACGCTGCCGCAATGATGGGGAGTTTGTTCGCTCACTTGGAATCCAGTTGTTCTAGGACGGCCGCAGCCGCCTGTTGTTCGGCAAGCCGCCGCGAGGCGCCTTCGCCCTCGGTGCTGGCGGCCGGGTCGGCTACGATGCAGCGTACCCGGAAGTGCTTGGCATGGTCGTCACCGGATTCTGACACCAGTTCATACTGCGGCAACGCCTTCTGTCGGGCCTGCAGCCATTCCTGCAGGCGGGTCTTGGGGTCCTTCTCGGGCCGGCCGGAGGCCGGCAGTGCCTCGATCGAAGCGCTGAACCAGGGCAGCACCACCGCCCGGCAGGCCTCGAAGCCGGCGTCCAGGTAGATCGCGGCCACCACGGCTTCCACCGCGTCGGCCAGGATCGAGTCGCGACGATGACCACCGGACTTCATTTCGCCCGGGCCCAGGGTCAGCCGCTCGCCCAGTTCCAGGGTGCGCCCGATCACCGCCAGCGCGCCTTCACGCACCAGTTCGGCGCGGGCACGGGTCATCGCCCCTTCGTCAGCCTTGGGCCAGCGTCGGTACAACGCCTCGGCCGCCATCATGTTGACGATGCTGTCGCCGAGGAACTCCAAGCGCTCGTTATGCGGCGCACCGGCACTGCGATGCGTCAGCGCCTGCTTGAGCAGGGCCGGATCGCGGAAGGGATGACCGATCAGGTCGCCACGTTGGATGAATTTACTGGGCACCGCTTCGTGTCAGGTCCTGGGAAGAATCGAATTTGCCAACCACATCGAGGTTGCCGATCAGCGGGCGACGCACTTCGTAGTTGACCTTGAGGGTCCAGCCATTGTCGCGACGATCGAACTTCACGTTGGCCGGCTTCACATTGTCCGAGTAGTTGATGTACAGGCGCTTGAAGAACAGGTCCTGGATCCGCGACGGCTCCATGCTCCCCACGCCCGGCTCGTTGGCCAGGCTCTTCATCGCCGAGCGCACGGCGTAGTACTCCTGGTACATCGGGAACAGCTTCATGCCGATGTAGAGGAAGAAACCGACCACGATCAGGACCGTCAGGAACGACGTCAGGGTCATGCCACGCTGCGTGTTCATCGTCTTCATTGCGTTCTCCCCAGATACGCGTTGGATGTGAAAATACTCAGTTGATGCCCGATCAGTTGATGCTCGAGCCGATCCGCGACGGCTCGAAGCCATCCTTGCAGAACCAGCCCTGGCAGTTCAGCCAGATCAGGAAGGCCTTGCCGCGCAGGTTCTCTTCCGGCAGCAGGCCCCAGAAACGGCCATCGTCGCTGTTGTCACGGTTGTCGCCCATCACCAGGTACTTGCCGGCCGGCACGGTCCACTGGCCCTGGCCACGCGGGTAGTCGGTCTCCAGCACTGTGTGGGTACGGCCCGGCAGGTGCTCGACCAGCAGGTTGGCGCCCTCGCCCTGGCCCTTGTGGCCGGCGTAGATGCCCTTGTTGTCGTACTTCAGCGGTTCGCCATTGAGGATCACGCCGTCGCCTTCGAAGACCACGGTGTCACCCGGCACGCCGATCACGCGCTTGATGAAGTTCTCGCCCTTGGCCGGGTCGTTGTCGCTGTGGCCGGGGAAGTGGAACACCACCACATCACCACGCGACGGCTCGCCGAACGGCACGATCTTGGTGTTGCTGATCGGCAGGCGCAGGCCGTAGGAGAACTTGTTGACCAGGATGAAATCGCCGATCAGCAGGTTCGGCATCATCGAGCTGGACGGAATCTTGTACGGCTCGGCGATGAAACTGCGCACGATCAGTACGATCGCCAGCACCGGGAAGAACGCACGCGAGTAATCCACCAGCACCGGCTCGGAATCGAGCAGGCCCGCGCGCTGGGCGCGACGCTTGGCGAGGTACAGCTTGTCCGCGAGCAGGATCAGGCCCGAGGCCAGGGTCAGCACGACCAGGAGGATCTCAAACAGTTTCATTCAGGGTCCTTTGCAACGTCACCAGACGACCGGCCCCGCAGGGCCGGTGCGGGCTTACTTGTTGTCCATCTGCAGCACGGCCAGGAACGCTTCCTGCGGGATCTCCACGCGGCCGACCTGCTTCATGCGCTTCTTGCCTTCCTTCTGCTTTTCCAGAAGCTTCTTCTTGCGCGAAACGTCGCCACCATAGCACTTGGCCAGCACGTTCTTGCGCATGGCCTTGACCGTGGTGCGGGCGATGATCTGCGAGCCGACGGCGGCCTGGATGGCCACGTCGAACATCTGGCGCGGGATCAGGTCCTTCATCTTCTCGCACAGCTCGCGGCCGCGACGGTCGGCATGGCTGCGGTGCACGATCAGCGACAGCGCATCGACCTTGTCGCCGTTGATCAGCACGTCCACGCGCACGAACGGACCCGCGTCGAAGCGCACGAAGTGGTAGTCCAGCGAGGCATAGCCACGGCTGACCGACTTCAGCTTGTCGAAGAAGTCCAGCACCACCTCGGCCATCGGCAGCTCGTAGCTGATCTGCACCTGGCTGCCCAGGTAGTTGATGCCGATCTGGCTGCCGCGCTTTTCTTCGCACAGCTTGATGATGTTGCCGATGTACTCCTCGGGGGTGAGCACGTTGGCACGGATGATCGGCTCGCGGATCTCCTCGACCTGGTTCACCGGCGGCAGCTTGGCCGGGTTGTCCATGTTGATGATCGAGCCATCGGTCTTCAGGACTTCATACACCACCGTCGGCGCGGTGCTGATCAGGTCCAGGTTGTATTCGCGCTCCAGGCGCTCCTGCACGATTTCCATGTGCAGCATGCCGAGGAAACCGCAGCGGAAGCCGAAGCCCATCGCCTCGGAGCTTTCCGGCTCGAAGCGCAGCGCGGCATCGTTCAGGCGCAGCTTGTCCAGCGCTTCGCGCAGGTCCGGATAGTCCTCGGCATCGACCGGGAACAGGCCGGCGAACACGCGCGGCTGCATTTCCTGGAAGCCCGGCAGCGGCTTCGGTGCCGGGTCGCCGGCCAGGGTCAGGGTGTCGCCGACCGGCGCACCGTGCACGTCCTTGATGCTGGCGGTGACCCAGCCCACTTCACCTGCACGCAGCGCCGGCAGCACCTTGCGCTTCGGGGTGAACACGCCGACGTTGTCGACCTGGTGGTTGCGGCCGGTGGACATCACCTGCAGCTTGTCACCGGCCTTGATCTCGCCCTGCATCACGCGCACCAGCGAGACCACGCCCAGGTAGTTGTCGAACCAGGAGTCGATGATCAGCGCCTGCAGCTTGTCGGTGTCGCGCGGCTTCGGTGGCGGGATGCGATGCACGATCGCTTCCAGCACGTCCTGCACGTTCAGGCCGGTCTTGGCACTGACCGGCACGGCGTCGGAGGCGTCGATGCCGATCACGGCCTCGATCTCGGCCTTGGCGCGCTCGATGTCGGCGGTGGGCAGGTCGATCTTGTTGATCACCGGCACCACTTCCAGGCCCTGTTCCACGGCGGTGTAGCAGTTGGCCACCGACTGCGCTTCCACGCCCTGGGCCGCATCGACCACCAGCAGCGCGCCTTCGCAGGCGGCCAGCGAGCGGCTGACTTCATAGGAGAAGTCGACGTGGCCGGGGGTGTCGATGAAGTTCAGGTGGTAGGTCTGCCCGTCCTTGGCCAGGTACGGCAGCGACACCGACTGCGCCTTGATCGTGATGCCACGCTCGCGCTCGATCGGGTTGGAGTCGAGCACCTGCGCTTCCATCTCGCGGGCCTGCAGGCCACCACAGAGCTGGATGATGCGGTCGGCCAGCGTGGACTTGCCGTGGTCGACATGGGCGATGATGGAGAAGTTGCGGATGTTCCGCATCGAATCAGAAGACATAGGTGGCGGCGGCGCGCGGCGTCGTCAGGGTAACGGTCGATTATCGCACGCCCGGCGCCCCGCCGCGAAAACGGCCTGATCGGCCCGGGTCCGGAATGGCCGAAGCCCCGCCGGGGCGGGGCTTCGGGGGGATCGACGGGGCCACCGGAACGGCTTGGGCAGGCCTTACTGGCCGGCCTTCACCGCCACGAACGCGCTGTTGCCATTGCCGGTACGCACCAGCAGCATCACTACGTCGTCCTTCTTGTAGCTGGACAGCGCGCGGTTCAGGCCATCCACGCTGCCGACCGGAGTGCGGCCGACCTGCAGGATCACCATGCCCGGAGACAGGCCGGCATCACGCGCCGCCTGGCCCTTGACCCCGGTGATGCGCACGCCCTCGTTGCCGTCCAGGCCGAACTGCTTGCGCTGCGGTGCGGTCAGGTCGCTGACGTCCAGGCCCAGCAGGGCATTGGCGCCGGCCTGCGGCGCCGCATCGGGCTTGGCCGTAGCCGCCGCAC
Coding sequences:
- a CDS encoding IS3 family transposase (programmed frameshift), with amino-acid sequence MNKYDARFKLQVAKEACKTSTSVKAIARRHGLEFSTVRRWVATYRLHGWRGFRRQPRSYDLAFKLAVLEKMSRDGLSGREATTYFQIGDAGAVGRWRRLYAQGGAQALAPPPPLPRKPMKKTRSSKPPEEMSRDELLKEVAYLRAETDYPKKTRCLDPGRAGGAGRKAQAIQGLRQVHTLSLLLEAAELSRSTFYYQNHVLAHPDQDEAALCERIRAIYDQSQGRYGYRTVTLELANQGHRTNHKRVQRLMGKMGLKSRVRVKRYRSFKGAANVVVGNDLNRQFHAERPNQKWVTDVTEFKVQGMKLYLSPIMDLYNGEIVAYQIKRQPVFDLVGQMLEEAIKKLSPDERPMIHSDQGWQYQHENYRHMLEKHSLKQSMSRRGNCLDNAAMESFFGTLKSEFFYLNSFDSIESLEAGLVEYIQYYNEERIKLKLKGLSPVQYREQAQSAA
- the recO gene encoding DNA repair protein RecO; translated protein: MLIEDDTGFVLHARAYRETSLLVEVLSAQHGRIGLLARGVSTAKGQVLRAALQPLQWIRFSALQRGELAQLRGAESLDAAPRLVGQAMLAGFYLSELTLRLAPRQDPLPELYLAYGEARARLAVGAGLAWTLRRFERELLSALGLGFELDSASDGQPIDPAARYELDPQEGAQRLLSERGGERRAAATGSALLALAADEEPDAADLASLRLPMRRVLAHHLGPRGLKSWEMIEQLAPRR
- the era gene encoding GTPase Era, translating into MSEQTPHHCGSVAVIGRPNVGKSTLTNALVGAKVSIVSNRPQTTRHRLLGIATYPEGQLVLVDTPGLHKVQKRAMNRVMNRAARGSLEGVDAGLLVIEAGRWDEEDSLAFNVLRDAGIPVVLVVNKIDRLKDKGALLPFLQEVTAGRDFSSVHPISAQKRNGLEALVRDVLALLPEAPPMFGEDEITDRSQRFLAGELVREQLMRQLGEELPYATTVEIERFTEDGNLLRIGAVIWVEREGQKAIVIGKGGTRLKEIGAKSRLQMERLFGAKVFLETWVRVREGWSDDEAALKAFGYE
- the rnc gene encoding ribonuclease III; translated protein: MPSKFIQRGDLIGHPFRDPALLKQALTHRSAGAPHNERLEFLGDSIVNMMAAEALYRRWPKADEGAMTRARAELVREGALAVIGRTLELGERLTLGPGEMKSGGHRRDSILADAVEAVVAAIYLDAGFEACRAVVLPWFSASIEALPASGRPEKDPKTRLQEWLQARQKALPQYELVSESGDDHAKHFRVRCIVADPAASTEGEGASRRLAEQQAAAAVLEQLDSK
- a CDS encoding DUF4845 domain-containing protein, whose translation is MKTMNTQRGMTLTSFLTVLIVVGFFLYIGMKLFPMYQEYYAVRSAMKSLANEPGVGSMEPSRIQDLFFKRLYINYSDNVKPANVKFDRRDNGWTLKVNYEVRRPLIGNLDVVGKFDSSQDLTRSGAQ
- the lepB gene encoding signal peptidase I; protein product: MKLFEILLVVLTLASGLILLADKLYLAKRRAQRAGLLDSEPVLVDYSRAFFPVLAIVLIVRSFIAEPYKIPSSSMMPNLLIGDFILVNKFSYGLRLPISNTKIVPFGEPSRGDVVVFHFPGHSDNDPAKGENFIKRVIGVPGDTVVFEGDGVILNGEPLKYDNKGIYAGHKGQGEGANLLVEHLPGRTHTVLETDYPRGQGQWTVPAGKYLVMGDNRDNSDDGRFWGLLPEENLRGKAFLIWLNCQGWFCKDGFEPSRIGSSIN